A portion of the Halopelagius inordinatus genome contains these proteins:
- a CDS encoding geranylgeranyl reductase family protein — protein sequence MYDFAVVGVGPAGARFARRAAEAGYDVVAFEKGTVGTPLACSGHVSTDIWEYVPEESKDRLLQNRVYGANFRVGGPGTRAYPFYKSQEVSNVVDRIELDRTLADCAREAGADVRERHTVTGIDERHDGVELTVSAAGETLSVEAKMVAGCDGPVSRVRRAVGLPEPGETLHGVLAFDDDPDDGDFVDVHLTVPRFFAWRIPRGDAGVEYGLAAPPGAEVNEMFDALTDAYDVETDHFCSGAIPIGPPDRVTTRRAFLVGDAAAQTKPFTGGGILYGMTAADRAVSTISPDDPATLRDYESAWREELQSEIALGHWIRRAYSLPESVQKLGLRSLSGEIAVHMDKPTSFFSREHLGKLVGR from the coding sequence ATGTACGACTTCGCCGTCGTCGGTGTCGGCCCCGCCGGTGCGCGCTTCGCACGACGCGCCGCCGAAGCGGGGTACGACGTCGTCGCCTTCGAGAAGGGGACGGTCGGCACCCCACTGGCCTGTTCGGGCCACGTCAGCACGGATATCTGGGAGTACGTCCCCGAGGAGTCGAAAGACCGTCTGCTCCAAAACCGGGTGTACGGCGCGAACTTCCGCGTCGGCGGACCCGGGACCCGCGCGTACCCGTTCTACAAGAGCCAAGAGGTATCGAACGTCGTAGACCGGATCGAACTCGACCGGACGCTCGCCGACTGCGCCCGAGAGGCGGGCGCGGACGTCCGCGAACGCCACACGGTGACCGGAATCGACGAACGACACGACGGCGTCGAACTCACGGTCTCCGCGGCGGGCGAGACGCTGAGCGTCGAAGCCAAGATGGTCGCCGGATGCGACGGCCCCGTCTCCCGCGTCCGGCGCGCCGTCGGCCTGCCCGAACCGGGCGAGACGCTCCACGGCGTCCTCGCGTTCGACGACGACCCGGACGACGGCGACTTCGTCGACGTCCACCTCACGGTGCCGCGCTTCTTCGCGTGGCGAATCCCGCGCGGCGACGCGGGCGTCGAGTACGGTTTGGCCGCCCCGCCCGGCGCGGAGGTAAACGAGATGTTCGACGCCCTCACCGACGCGTACGACGTGGAGACCGACCACTTCTGCTCGGGCGCGATTCCCATCGGCCCGCCGGACCGCGTGACGACGCGCCGGGCGTTCCTCGTCGGCGACGCCGCCGCGCAGACGAAACCGTTCACCGGCGGCGGCATCCTCTACGGCATGACCGCCGCGGACCGCGCCGTCTCCACGATTTCGCCCGACGACCCCGCGACCCTCCGCGACTACGAGTCGGCGTGGCGCGAGGAACTCCAGAGCGAAATCGCACTCGGTCACTGGATTCGCCGGGCGTACTCGCTCCCCGAGTCGGTCCAGAAGCTCGGACTACGGTCGCTGTCGGGCGAAATCGCGGTCCACATGGACAAGCCAACGTCGTTTTTCTCGCGGGAACATCTCGGAAAACTCGTCGGTCGCTGA
- the ygfZ gene encoding CAF17-like 4Fe-4S cluster assembly/insertion protein YgfZ yields MTVVEDLHAAHGATFEKRGGRDVVCDYGRPSVAHRAVRNGAGIIEMGYGVVVVSGDDRVEFVDDTVSNRVPDEDGRGVYALLLDPQGRVETDMYVYNAGERLLCFTPPDRAEPLADDWSGKVFIQDVTVREASGEFGVFGVHGPKSTEKVASVLKNAAAPEPALTFDRGVVGGEGVTVIANDGLTGDEGYEVVCAADAAERVFDTLLTQGSGAAPFGYATWESLTAEAGTPLFETELDGRLPNVLGVRNAVDFEKGCFVGQEVVSKVENRGRPSSRLVGLAADELPERGDAVLADGEEVGEVTRAVESPSLDRPIALAEVEYGLDSSATLSVDRSGDGGAGGAVEATREALPFYEGTARSARVPAYPDDEE; encoded by the coding sequence ATGACGGTAGTCGAAGATTTGCACGCGGCCCACGGCGCGACGTTCGAGAAGCGAGGCGGCCGCGACGTGGTGTGCGACTACGGCCGTCCGTCGGTCGCTCACCGCGCCGTCCGCAACGGGGCGGGAATAATCGAGATGGGGTACGGCGTCGTCGTCGTCTCCGGCGACGACCGAGTCGAGTTCGTCGACGACACCGTCTCGAACCGCGTCCCCGACGAGGACGGACGGGGCGTCTACGCCCTGCTCTTGGACCCGCAGGGACGCGTCGAGACGGACATGTACGTCTACAACGCGGGCGAGCGACTGCTCTGTTTCACGCCGCCGGACCGCGCCGAACCGTTGGCCGACGACTGGTCCGGAAAGGTGTTCATCCAGGACGTGACCGTCCGCGAGGCGTCCGGGGAGTTCGGCGTCTTCGGCGTCCACGGACCCAAATCGACCGAGAAGGTCGCGAGCGTCCTCAAGAACGCCGCCGCGCCGGAACCCGCCCTGACGTTCGACCGAGGCGTCGTCGGCGGCGAGGGCGTGACCGTGATAGCGAACGACGGACTCACCGGCGACGAGGGGTACGAGGTGGTCTGCGCCGCCGACGCCGCCGAACGCGTCTTCGACACGCTACTGACGCAGGGGTCGGGCGCCGCGCCGTTCGGCTACGCGACGTGGGAGAGTCTCACCGCGGAGGCCGGAACCCCCCTCTTCGAGACGGAACTCGACGGACGCCTGCCGAACGTCCTCGGCGTCCGCAACGCCGTCGATTTCGAGAAGGGCTGTTTCGTCGGGCAAGAGGTCGTCTCCAAGGTAGAGAACCGCGGCCGACCGAGTTCCCGCCTCGTCGGCCTCGCGGCCGACGAACTCCCCGAGAGGGGCGACGCGGTTCTCGCCGACGGCGAGGAGGTGGGTGAGGTGACCCGCGCGGTGGAGAGTCCGTCTCTGGACCGCCCTATCGCCCTCGCGGAAGTCGAGTACGGCCTCGATTCCTCGGCGACGCTCTCGGTCGACCGCTCGGGTGACGGCGGCGCGGGCGGGGCCGTCGAGGCGACGCGCGAGGCGCTTCCGTTCTACGAGGGGACGGCCCGTTCCGCGCGCGTGCCGGCGTATCCCGACGACGAGGAGTGA
- a CDS encoding DUF6432 family protein: MRARREFQNRRDIEVDVLDALVDRAEEGMTVFELRAAVDADIDTIEDALAKLKEDGLISVENHRERVAILPDDRVIPDPEEEEIEEEQSFLDAVRERLGL; encoded by the coding sequence ATGAGAGCGCGGCGGGAGTTCCAAAACCGACGGGACATCGAGGTGGACGTACTCGATGCGTTAGTCGACCGTGCCGAAGAGGGGATGACGGTCTTCGAGTTGCGCGCCGCAGTCGACGCCGACATCGACACCATCGAGGACGCCCTCGCGAAACTGAAAGAGGACGGTCTCATCTCCGTCGAGAATCACCGCGAACGGGTCGCCATCCTCCCGGACGACCGGGTGATTCCCGACCCCGAAGAAGAGGAGATAGAAGAAGAACAGAGCTTCCTCGACGCCGTGCGCGAGAGGTTGGGTCTGTGA
- a CDS encoding DUF7093 family protein: protein MGLKCRLLGHEYGDPEIERERQENGDEVVVTIRELQVCKRCENEHLVSENKEVTSIRSPSEVGLDDGGASGGPSPGAASAPDPSPAPDATPVRGETDDSDPASHISEAEPDAPSVESGPSPADVGVDAGVADDEDDDFEPPQDPDEDDAVILDDDEEGERDSTQWPEETTADPAAAAEESAAAEDIPEDLPRDGDGEPVTDDAELIDADETHSVSSADQSASRSGDAETPADRGHGEWPARESPPADESGSNAPWPEQTGEDEGFDAEPSDGTPAEVAFGGGLTPEANGHAESRDAIDGVASSDEGFTRADEETELEADVPDERVEFYCPNCGHARTAGASSMRAGDICPECKKGYIAERQL from the coding sequence ATGGGACTAAAGTGCCGTCTACTCGGGCACGAATACGGGGACCCCGAGATAGAGCGCGAACGCCAGGAGAACGGCGACGAAGTCGTCGTCACGATACGGGAACTGCAGGTCTGCAAGCGGTGCGAAAACGAACATCTCGTCAGCGAGAACAAGGAAGTGACCTCGATTCGGTCGCCCTCCGAAGTCGGACTCGACGACGGCGGTGCCTCGGGCGGGCCGTCCCCGGGGGCGGCGTCGGCGCCGGACCCCTCGCCCGCGCCGGACGCGACACCGGTGAGAGGGGAGACCGACGACTCGGACCCCGCCTCGCACATCTCGGAGGCCGAACCCGACGCTCCGTCCGTCGAGTCCGGTCCCTCGCCCGCGGACGTCGGCGTCGATGCGGGCGTCGCGGACGACGAGGACGACGACTTCGAACCGCCGCAGGACCCCGACGAAGACGACGCCGTCATCCTCGACGACGACGAGGAGGGCGAACGCGACTCGACGCAGTGGCCCGAGGAGACGACTGCGGACCCCGCCGCCGCCGCAGAAGAGTCCGCCGCGGCCGAGGACATCCCCGAAGACCTGCCCAGAGACGGCGACGGCGAACCGGTCACCGACGACGCGGAACTCATCGACGCCGACGAGACGCACAGCGTCTCGTCTGCCGACCAGAGCGCCTCGCGTTCCGGTGACGCCGAGACGCCCGCCGACCGCGGCCACGGCGAGTGGCCCGCCCGAGAATCGCCGCCCGCAGACGAGAGCGGTTCGAACGCTCCGTGGCCCGAACAGACGGGCGAAGACGAGGGGTTCGACGCCGAACCGTCGGACGGGACGCCCGCGGAAGTGGCGTTCGGCGGCGGTCTGACGCCGGAGGCGAACGGCCACGCGGAGTCGCGCGACGCCATCGACGGCGTCGCTTCCTCGGACGAGGGGTTCACTCGCGCCGACGAGGAAACCGAACTCGAAGCCGACGTTCCCGACGAACGCGTGGAGTTTTACTGTCCGAACTGCGGACACGCGCGAACCGCGGGCGCGTCGTCGATGCGCGCCGGCGACATCTGTCCCGAGTGCAAGAAGGGCTACATCGCAGAGCGGCAACTGTAA
- a CDS encoding DUF5611 family protein, which translates to MKQYKMRRGETLEERVPDLEGFIEDYFGPITGTEEYDGHELYVVGEPKNPVFTRIVAGAAEYSGKKDKLAVHFDERDAQEILDKGLEDHAQDAVSAKNEFLLEATGRDAKSRRDSMKRDVEDDAPDY; encoded by the coding sequence ATGAAGCAGTACAAGATGCGTCGCGGGGAGACGCTGGAGGAACGCGTTCCTGATCTCGAAGGATTCATCGAAGACTACTTCGGCCCCATCACGGGTACCGAGGAGTACGACGGACACGAACTCTACGTCGTCGGCGAACCGAAGAACCCCGTGTTCACGCGCATCGTCGCCGGTGCAGCGGAGTACAGCGGCAAGAAGGACAAACTCGCCGTCCACTTCGACGAACGCGACGCCCAAGAGATCCTCGACAAGGGACTCGAAGACCACGCCCAAGACGCCGTCAGCGCGAAAAACGAGTTCCTCCTCGAAGCCACCGGTCGCGACGCCAAGTCCCGCCGCGACTCGATGAAGCGAGACGTCGAAGACGACGCGCCGGACTACTGA
- a CDS encoding SDR family NAD(P)-dependent oxidoreductase: MLTPEIADRTVLVTGSSRGIGREIALAAAEAGAEVAVNYHTSEDAADDVVREATDVGAPAATAVQGDVTDPESVEETFAAVESELGTVDVLVNNVGSFAPSHWEEVPFETWRHVMATNFDGTVLCSRRALPAMREQGWGRIVNIGYAGSEKALVHPKNFPYFVAKTGVLMFTRMLANDTMDDGITVNAVSPYVVETSDEFPDDAPRGRWATVEDVAHAVMFFLDEDSGYVSGENVEIDGGWLPERL, from the coding sequence ATGCTCACACCGGAGATAGCGGACCGAACCGTGCTCGTGACGGGGAGTTCTCGCGGAATCGGGCGGGAAATCGCCCTGGCGGCGGCGGAGGCGGGCGCGGAAGTCGCGGTAAACTACCACACGAGCGAAGACGCCGCAGACGACGTCGTCAGAGAGGCCACGGACGTGGGCGCGCCCGCGGCGACGGCGGTGCAGGGGGACGTGACGGACCCCGAGTCCGTCGAGGAGACGTTCGCGGCCGTCGAGTCCGAACTCGGGACGGTGGACGTCCTCGTCAACAACGTGGGGAGTTTCGCACCGAGCCACTGGGAGGAGGTGCCGTTCGAGACGTGGCGGCACGTGATGGCGACGAACTTCGACGGCACGGTGCTCTGTTCGCGGCGGGCGCTTCCGGCGATGCGAGAGCAAGGCTGGGGTCGTATCGTCAACATCGGCTACGCGGGAAGCGAGAAGGCCCTCGTCCACCCGAAGAACTTCCCGTACTTCGTCGCGAAGACGGGCGTTCTGATGTTCACGCGGATGCTCGCGAACGACACGATGGACGACGGCATCACGGTCAACGCGGTGTCGCCGTACGTCGTCGAGACGTCCGACGAGTTCCCCGACGACGCGCCTCGCGGGCGGTGGGCCACCGTCGAGGACGTCGCTCACGCGGTCATGTTCTTCCTCGACGAGGACAGCGGGTACGTGAGCGGAGAAAACGTCGAAATCGACGGCGGATGGCTACCCGAACGGCTCTGA
- a CDS encoding universal stress protein has translation MALETILLAVGRDDHDRLGRLAEETIDVAKPAGSRVVIAHVFTESEYEDTIDNLEFDRDAENLSADAVAARHSSIRELQRRFDDAGVQHRVRGAVGEHGESIVELAKDVDADRVVVGGRKRSPAGKAVFGSVAQEVMLSSPCPVTFVRSDTK, from the coding sequence ATGGCGCTCGAAACCATCCTCTTGGCGGTCGGGCGGGACGACCACGACAGACTCGGACGACTGGCCGAAGAGACGATAGACGTCGCGAAACCCGCCGGGTCGCGCGTCGTCATCGCGCACGTGTTCACAGAGTCCGAGTACGAGGACACCATCGACAACTTGGAGTTCGACCGAGACGCCGAGAACCTCTCTGCGGACGCCGTGGCGGCCAGACACTCCTCGATCCGAGAGCTTCAACGCCGCTTCGACGACGCGGGCGTCCAACACCGAGTCCGCGGCGCGGTGGGCGAACACGGCGAGTCCATCGTCGAACTCGCGAAAGACGTGGACGCCGACCGAGTCGTCGTCGGCGGACGAAAGCGGTCGCCCGCGGGGAAAGCGGTCTTCGGTAGCGTCGCCCAAGAAGTCATGCTGTCTTCGCCCTGTCCGGTGACGTTCGTTCGCTCGGATACGAAGTGA
- a CDS encoding ROK family protein: MAYYVGVDLGATNVRAVVADDEGTIIGNAESGTPRGPTGIAVTEAVLRVVREACDDAGVEPDEAAAAGIAAIGPLDLAEGAVENPANLPDTIDRIPLTGPISVLLDTDRLYLHNDTNAGVIGERFYSDRNPDDMVYLTISSGVGAGVCVDGEVLSGWDGNAGEVGHMTLDPQGLLTCGCGHDGHWEGYCSGNNIPRYAEYLYEDDRNVETSMPIDDPDFSAVDVFEHAEDDDFAAYVVDQIGHWNAMGVANIVHAYAPIIIYVGGAVALNNPEKILDPIRDRMDDMVMTNVPEIELTTLGDEVVVQGALASALTGGTGDRSRL; the protein is encoded by the coding sequence ATGGCCTACTACGTGGGCGTCGACCTGGGCGCCACCAACGTCCGCGCGGTCGTAGCCGACGACGAGGGCACGATCATCGGCAACGCAGAGAGCGGGACGCCTCGCGGTCCGACCGGTATCGCGGTGACGGAAGCCGTCCTCCGCGTCGTCCGCGAGGCGTGCGACGACGCCGGCGTGGAACCGGACGAGGCGGCGGCCGCGGGCATCGCCGCCATCGGCCCGTTGGACCTCGCCGAAGGCGCAGTCGAGAACCCGGCGAACCTCCCGGACACCATCGACCGCATCCCGCTCACCGGCCCCATCTCCGTGTTGCTCGACACGGACCGTCTCTATCTCCACAACGACACGAACGCGGGCGTCATCGGCGAACGGTTCTACAGCGACAGAAACCCCGACGACATGGTGTATCTCACCATCTCCTCGGGCGTCGGCGCGGGCGTCTGCGTCGACGGAGAGGTGCTCTCCGGGTGGGACGGTAACGCGGGCGAAGTCGGACACATGACCCTCGACCCTCAGGGGCTTTTGACCTGCGGGTGCGGCCACGACGGACACTGGGAGGGGTACTGTTCGGGGAACAACATCCCCCGGTACGCCGAGTATCTCTACGAGGACGACAGAAACGTCGAGACGTCGATGCCGATAGACGACCCCGACTTCTCGGCGGTGGACGTCTTCGAACACGCCGAGGACGACGACTTCGCCGCCTACGTCGTCGACCAAATCGGCCACTGGAACGCGATGGGCGTCGCGAACATCGTCCACGCGTACGCTCCCATCATCATCTACGTCGGCGGGGCCGTCGCCCTCAACAACCCGGAGAAGATTCTCGACCCGATTCGCGACCGGATGGACGACATGGTCATGACCAACGTCCCCGAGATAGAACTCACGACGCTCGGCGACGAAGTCGTGGTGCAGGGTGCACTCGCGAGTGCGTTGACCGGTGGCACCGGTGACCGGTCCCGTCTGTAG
- a CDS encoding DUF998 domain-containing protein — protein sequence MTTTRRGAYDRATRTLHERASDPRTLAGTLFVVLAVQFLTVIMLAAAMAPGYDFGGGAISDLGVLAPTALLFNASLVAAGLLDIAGGYAFYRVHGERWILAVFVLAGVGAVGAGVFPLDTGGLHGLFALVAFLFFNLQALASATRLRGVVKATGIVAGMVGLTFVLLMAIGDGGNAAAFGPIGHGGTERMIVYPVMLWLVAFGGSLLGTPLAETRPAVGENEATD from the coding sequence ATGACCACAACGAGACGTGGAGCGTACGACAGAGCGACGAGAACACTCCACGAGAGGGCGTCAGACCCCCGAACGCTCGCGGGGACGCTGTTCGTCGTCCTCGCCGTCCAGTTTCTCACGGTCATCATGCTCGCGGCGGCGATGGCACCGGGCTACGACTTCGGCGGCGGCGCGATTAGCGACCTCGGCGTACTCGCGCCGACCGCGTTGCTGTTCAACGCTTCGCTCGTCGCCGCCGGCTTACTCGATATCGCGGGGGGATACGCCTTCTACCGCGTACACGGCGAGCGTTGGATACTGGCCGTCTTCGTACTCGCCGGCGTCGGCGCAGTCGGAGCGGGCGTCTTTCCGCTCGACACCGGCGGCCTCCACGGCCTGTTCGCCCTCGTCGCGTTCCTGTTCTTCAACCTGCAGGCTCTCGCGAGTGCGACCCGACTCCGCGGCGTCGTGAAGGCGACCGGAATCGTCGCGGGCATGGTCGGACTCACCTTCGTACTCCTCATGGCCATCGGCGACGGCGGCAACGCGGCGGCGTTCGGACCCATCGGCCACGGCGGGACCGAGCGGATGATCGTCTACCCGGTGATGCTTTGGTTAGTCGCCTTCGGCGGGTCCCTCCTCGGCACGCCGTTGGCGGAGACCCGACCGGCCGTCGGCGAGAACGAGGCGACCGACTGA
- a CDS encoding LVIVD repeat-containing protein, with the protein MRRRDALKAVGSVLGVGVFGSAVTAHPGPYEPYGYVELEGAREAVVSSDDDVAYVATTTGYASVDVSVPDRPRVLADVREPLSNHESGPLRQIYDVDLDADSDTLAVVGPANSRPGAVSGVLLSDVSDPAAPERVSFHETTYSIHNCFLRDGVVYLTGNDGAENPLVLLDAASGETLGRWSLSDADPAWSDVPASLRPLHDVFVRGDVAHLSLWDAGTWLVDVSDPAAPTAVGSVEEPDPTALSSLSPSERRGRPTAPPGNHHYSATDESGDLLAVGKESWARRVEDAATSENATEEGTAGEAYVGGPSGIDLWDVSDPAAPERLSTIAPPPSPDPTYGGVWTTAHNFQIRDGRLYSSWYQGGVKRHDVSDPREPKQISWWRNPDEARFWSAQLAAPGAREGFFVASSMGVDDVSARLYTFPDHAGRQANPPTVLSGEETTESIVVTATGETRDRSETATRTPGFGAAVAAGSLSVAGWLVRRRAEATSGADGGKDTRRS; encoded by the coding sequence ATGCGACGACGCGACGCCCTGAAAGCCGTCGGGTCGGTACTCGGCGTCGGCGTCTTCGGGTCGGCGGTGACAGCCCATCCCGGACCGTACGAACCGTACGGCTACGTCGAGTTAGAGGGTGCGAGAGAGGCCGTCGTCTCCTCCGACGACGACGTGGCGTACGTCGCCACGACGACGGGGTACGCCTCAGTCGACGTCTCGGTCCCCGACCGACCGCGGGTTCTGGCGGACGTCCGAGAGCCCCTCTCGAACCACGAGTCCGGCCCCCTCCGGCAGATTTACGACGTCGATCTCGACGCCGACTCGGATACGCTCGCGGTCGTCGGACCGGCGAACTCCCGCCCCGGTGCCGTCTCGGGCGTCCTCCTCTCGGACGTCTCCGACCCCGCCGCGCCCGAACGCGTCTCTTTCCACGAGACGACGTACTCTATTCACAACTGCTTTCTCCGCGACGGCGTCGTCTATCTCACCGGCAACGACGGCGCGGAGAACCCCCTCGTCCTCCTCGATGCGGCGTCCGGCGAGACGCTCGGACGGTGGTCGCTCTCCGACGCGGACCCGGCGTGGAGCGACGTACCCGCATCGCTTCGACCGCTTCACGACGTGTTCGTCCGAGGCGACGTGGCCCATCTGTCCCTCTGGGACGCCGGGACGTGGCTCGTGGACGTCTCCGACCCCGCCGCACCGACCGCGGTCGGAAGCGTCGAGGAACCGGACCCGACGGCGCTCTCGTCTCTCTCGCCGTCCGAACGCCGCGGGCGACCGACCGCTCCGCCGGGAAACCACCACTACTCGGCGACCGACGAGTCCGGTGACCTCCTCGCCGTGGGGAAAGAGTCGTGGGCCCGCCGCGTCGAGGACGCGGCGACCAGCGAGAACGCCACGGAGGAGGGCACCGCCGGTGAGGCGTACGTCGGCGGCCCCTCCGGAATCGACCTCTGGGACGTGTCGGACCCCGCCGCGCCCGAACGACTCTCGACCATCGCGCCGCCGCCGTCGCCGGACCCGACGTACGGCGGCGTCTGGACCACCGCGCACAACTTCCAGATTCGGGACGGCCGACTGTACTCGTCGTGGTACCAAGGCGGCGTGAAGCGACACGACGTCTCCGACCCGCGAGAGCCGAAACAGATCTCGTGGTGGCGAAACCCCGACGAGGCGCGGTTCTGGAGCGCGCAGTTGGCCGCGCCGGGCGCACGGGAGGGGTTCTTCGTCGCCTCCAGCATGGGCGTCGACGACGTCTCCGCTCGACTCTACACGTTCCCGGACCACGCGGGCCGACAGGCGAACCCGCCGACGGTCCTCTCGGGCGAGGAGACGACGGAGTCCATCGTCGTCACCGCGACGGGCGAGACGAGAGACCGGTCGGAAACCGCGACTCGGACCCCCGGGTTCGGCGCCGCCGTCGCCGCGGGGTCGCTCTCGGTGGCCGGGTGGCTCGTCCGACGCCGCGCCGAAGCTACGAGCGGAGCTGACGGCGGGAAAGACACACGTCGTTCGTGA
- a CDS encoding NifU family protein, which produces MTDDGDSGETLKERVETWMVGQMPIIEMHGGNSVVQKADPESGEVVVELGGACAGCGISDITADNIKADLITDFEEVDDVQVKVPSSGDHGSSTVEGGRGGELQYGSESPNHF; this is translated from the coding sequence ATGACTGACGATGGTGACTCCGGGGAGACGCTGAAAGAACGCGTCGAGACGTGGATGGTCGGACAGATGCCCATCATCGAGATGCACGGCGGAAACAGCGTCGTCCAGAAAGCGGACCCCGAGAGCGGCGAAGTCGTCGTCGAACTCGGCGGCGCCTGCGCCGGATGCGGCATCAGCGATATCACCGCGGACAACATCAAAGCCGACCTCATCACGGACTTCGAGGAGGTAGACGACGTCCAAGTGAAGGTGCCGAGTTCCGGCGACCACGGCAGCAGCACGGTCGAAGGCGGACGCGGAGGCGAACTCCAGTACGGCAGCGAATCCCCGAATCACTTCTAA
- a CDS encoding LLM class flavin-dependent oxidoreductase, whose protein sequence is MELSAVDLSPVPDDGTATDAYENTVEAATQAERLGYSRFWVAEHHGMADTLAGTTPEVLLGRLAAETESIRLGSGAVLLNHYSPFKVAEVFGALDALAPGRIDAGLGRANGSEAVDSALETERYVRNPDEDHREKVEAVVNHLYDDYPESHAYSDLQIPRSGADEPDPWLLGSSPSSAAMAGELGLPYCFAAFIRPQFAARAFEEYREQFRSSPLAGGRDEPRGMVAVNAVCAETDEEAARLRAVAEASFKRMQRGVVGTTPSVEEAIDELGFVPDPTPATLDSDEWPRAISGSPETLSGLLEQLADRVGVDEVMIQHVLSDHDDALRSHELLADGVGLTSR, encoded by the coding sequence ATGGAACTCTCCGCCGTAGACCTCTCTCCGGTCCCCGACGACGGCACCGCGACGGACGCGTACGAAAACACCGTCGAAGCCGCGACGCAGGCCGAGCGACTCGGCTACTCGCGCTTTTGGGTGGCCGAGCACCACGGGATGGCCGACACCCTCGCCGGGACCACCCCCGAGGTGTTGCTCGGACGCCTCGCCGCCGAAACCGAGTCGATTCGCCTCGGGTCGGGGGCGGTGCTTCTCAACCACTACAGCCCGTTCAAGGTCGCGGAGGTGTTCGGGGCGTTGGACGCCCTCGCGCCGGGTCGCATCGACGCGGGACTGGGGCGAGCGAACGGGTCGGAGGCCGTCGATAGCGCCCTCGAGACCGAACGGTACGTCCGGAACCCCGACGAAGACCACAGAGAGAAGGTCGAAGCCGTCGTCAACCACCTCTACGACGACTACCCGGAGAGTCACGCGTACAGCGACCTACAGATTCCGCGGTCGGGCGCAGACGAACCGGACCCGTGGCTGCTCGGGTCGAGTCCGTCGAGTGCGGCGATGGCGGGCGAACTCGGGCTCCCCTACTGCTTTGCGGCGTTCATCCGCCCGCAGTTCGCCGCGCGCGCCTTCGAGGAGTACCGCGAGCAGTTCCGGTCGTCGCCGCTGGCAGGCGGGCGGGACGAACCGCGGGGGATGGTCGCGGTGAACGCCGTCTGTGCGGAGACCGACGAGGAGGCGGCGCGACTGCGGGCGGTGGCCGAGGCGTCGTTCAAGCGGATGCAACGAGGCGTCGTCGGCACCACGCCCTCCGTCGAGGAGGCTATCGACGAACTCGGCTTCGTGCCCGACCCGACGCCCGCGACGCTCGATTCCGACGAGTGGCCGCGGGCCATCTCCGGGAGTCCCGAGACGCTCTCGGGCCTGTTGGAGCAGCTCGCGGACCGCGTCGGCGTCGACGAGGTGATGATCCAGCACGTCCTCTCGGACCACGACGACGCACTCCGCTCTCACGAACTGCTCGCCGACGGCGTCGGACTGACGTCTCGGTGA